In Daucus carota subsp. sativus chromosome 4, DH1 v3.0, whole genome shotgun sequence, one DNA window encodes the following:
- the LOC108218019 gene encoding uncharacterized protein LOC108218019, giving the protein MGILKQGSHTSPSPLLLVHILIFIQIAPLIVKAQTLIPSKYDGFVYKNRPVTTDSIIIEAFLDPVCIDSKDSWPPLKQAIHHYPSGSISLIVHTFPLPYHDNAFVTSRALHIVNSINSSATYDLLDLFFDDQERFYNSQTLNDSRASVVNQVIQVAAKAVGKSNLPAIQSGFRDSETNYATRNSFEYGCSRGVSGAPFFFVNGFVLPDGGLAITYKKWRSIIDPLVGKAKRKGNSFKRLSLKHR; this is encoded by the exons ATGGGCATACTAAAGCAAGGCAGCCACACATCACCGTCACCACTACTACTTGTACACATATTAATCTTCATACAGATAGCTCCTCTGATTGTTAAAGCTCAGACCCTGATACCGTCCAAGTACGATGGGTTCGTCTATAAGAACAGACCCGTGACCACGGATTCGATCATAATCGAAGCGTTTCTCGATCCGGTTTGCATTGACAGCAAGGACTCATGGCCACCTTTAAAACAAGCTATTCATCACTACCCCTCGGGTTCTATTTCGCTTATCGTTCACACCTTTCCTTTACC TTACCATGACAACGCATTTGTGACTTCCCGTGCTCTGCACATTGTAAATAGCATTAACAGCTCTGCTACCTACGATTTGTTGGATCTCTTCTTTGACGACCAG GAGAGGTTTTACAATTCACAAACACTCAACGATTCAAGGGCATCAGTTGTTAACCAGGTCATTCAAGTTGCGGCCAAGGCAGTAGGAAAATCAAACCTTCCTGCCATCCAATCTGGCTTCCGTGATAGTGAAACTAATTATGCAACAAGGAATTCTTTCGAG TACGGTTGTTCAAGAGGGGTATCCGGGGCACCATTTTTCTTTGTTAACGGATTTGTATTACCCGACGGTGGCTTGGCTATTACTTACAAAAAATGGAGAAGCATTATTGATCCACTGGTGGGGAAGGCAAAGCGTAAAGGAAACTCATTCAAGCGCTTAAGCTTAAAGCATAGATAA